From the Xiphophorus hellerii strain 12219 chromosome 20, Xiphophorus_hellerii-4.1, whole genome shotgun sequence genome, the window GCAGGCCACCCTGCTTACATGCAGCAGAGCATGAACAAAAGAGACTTTcaagaaaaagtatttaaataaaaagaatgtttgaaccttcattttttttaccctttgtcctcaaatatgttgtgTCCTTTCTGGACGAAACCGACATTAAATGTTGACCTTAGTGCTTCATGGCCAGACACGCCTAAACCtggaaataaaggaaaaatgaatttaaggACCCGACTAAAGTAGTGAAAACTCGATGTATTTATAAGAGAAGTGACGTATCAATGTTTCCTTGCTATCAGTGAGGCTCAGCTGACTGTGCAGTCCGATACTGATCTCTAGAAAACGTGTCGCCCCAAGTTCACAGTGCAAACTCAACCTGTACAGTCACACCGTAACGAGAGTCCAAAGGGAAAAACTTCCAACTAGagtaaaactagaaaaacagaATGTCTTCAACTCCAGGGGTCGCATGGAATGTCCTTGTCAAAAATTCCGCCAACGTCCAGAATATGTGGGGTCAGCCGTGTTTTAGGTGATGTCCTTCTGCCTGGGCGGCCGGTGAATGTTCCTCACCACACACTTCACCATCCACTGAATGCCTTCGTTCACTCCGTCCCTGCAGCACAACGACGGAAGAATCAGCAACAGGTGGATTCTTTTATTCCACAAAGTGTCTCAAACAGATGTTGACCTGAATCTCCTGAATCTGAAAGATGTTGATAAAATGTCTCTtgacattttcttcctcttattATTCTGGCACTTAGaatttccaaaattatttctaactacctaaaacaagagaagctTTACCTGGTTTAACttaagacagtgagaaaaaagtaaataagagTTTTTTAATATTCGGTGTATGTAAACTGTATCTAATGCATCCACTTGTCTCTTCAAAAAATGATATGTTGTTAATGTTTGTGGTGAAAGGagtgatttctgttttcttttaggCAGTGACCACGTTTAAATGTGAGGATGCCCTCGTCATGTGTCAACTGTCCAAACATTAAATACACTCAGTGTGCATTCAACAAGCTACAAGTATTAACCTTCCCACATTTATTAAGtgccaaaaacacaaataactcTATATTGTCGGCTGAAACACAGCGTTACAGcccagaagtattcataccctgtGAGGGCAGTGCAGGGCTGCACTAAGCAGTCTCTTTTGCCGATCTTTGGTGCCGAATCACTGAAGGCTGTTTTGATGTCCGGCACCGACAAACAACTCtgagaagagaaaaatacaCACGACAACCGTCAAAAGCAACACGAGGGCAAAGCATGACACTCACAAACTCATTCCTGGTTTGTCAAATACTGTCGATATTTTTATTTGCCGTTTTTAACAAGTCAAAAtggacaaagagaaaaaagaaaaatcaacattcACTAAAGCCAAATATCATAAGATTATTATTCTGCATAAAAAAGGGTCATGAACCGTCAGACCCAGAGGAAAAGAAGATTGATTTCTGCTGTTATAACATTGCTGCCATCTCTATGTAAAGTCAGGAGTGTAAAAAGTtggttttgttccttttttgttcttctgaGTCAAAATCACCACCTGTTCTCAACAGAGTACGACTTTTACAGTAGCTGCATcatttcctttacaaatgtgcacaaatctttgtctatattctgctaatgtccccccaaaaaatattcacaattgcagtgtttccattaaataagaaatgaataCATGAATGAGCTTGTTCacacgataagtcattaaaactcACGACAGGgacggatgtaaacagttacatgagatatattcataattcagcgtTCATCATCTCAGCCATCAACTTTTTATAAACTGTGATGCAGCGACAGCTGAAAAATGTGCGTTTTATTAAAACTGCTGTGCTTCCATTAAGCGGACTTGTGCAGTTCCATgggtaatggaaacacagctattgtTTGAAATTGGTGGTGAGCAGCTTGCGGTTTTCTCACACAGTGTCTCGAAGCATTCTGTGAGATCGGGCCTTTAAAAGACCGGATAGCGATTTTGGCCGATGCCGAAGTTGTTCTCCGAAAAGTCCTTAAACATAGCGACCAAGTCACTGAGTCGGAAACAGTGGGGTAACTGTTGCTAACTGCACAGGTGCAGATGTGACCTGGTGGGTTATAAGATAGTTTCACATGCAAATGTCAGTCGATTGCCAATCTCCTAAAAATGAGGGAAATCGGGTAGCCCGATTGGAAACGAAGGCAAACAGTGCTGCTGTTTGATATTTCCAAGGTATTCACCATGGTTgtaattttgcagattttcacATGTATTTATATGGGATCAAACCGCAGAGATCTTTGTGAATTTGCCCCTCGTCTCTGTGTGAATATGAACATGAATAACCAAGTAATAAAGGGTTACTGTACCGGTACATCCTGCTTGTTGGCAAGAATGAGGAGTGGAACGCCTTCTAATGCCTCGCTGCAGATCATTTTCTCTGGAAAACAATCCTGATACAATTCATGTAGGTCTAAAAGgttatttatctttttactaCAATAAAGTCACCTGCccataaaatcaaaacagaactTACCAAAGGCTTCCTTCGATTCTGAAAGGCGGTCTTCATCAGTTGAGTCAATCACATAGATGACTCCGTGAGACTCTGCGTAGTACTACAGCACGAAAGAAAAGTTAGTTTTTCCAACAACAGAATGTTTCACAGACAGTTCTGGAGGTCGTACTGGACgagcaaaaaactaaaatcaactCACTGGATCCTGGGTTCACTACATCCTAacccaggggtgggcaactccaggcctcgagggccagtctcctgcaacttttagatgtatctctacttcagcacacctgagtcaaataatgaggaccgcaggactctggagaacttgactgcacttaggaggtgattcagctgttggattcaactatgttggaccagggagacatctaagagttgcaggacaccggccctcgaggaccaggattgcccacccctgtccTAACCTTTGGGTGTGTTTATTGGGataaaatttgatcattttaaaaagtacttaacaattcaaacatttttttccccctgaaatATTCAACCTAAACATTTACTGCAGATGTACAatagaaatttattttggaccaaagtttttaacatatttccagACACACCTTGAAAGTCAGCCTCTGCTTCTGTCATTGCTAGTCTAATGGAGAATAGTCAATATGCACTTGGGACTTTATCGCAATATTTCGGGGTACTAAATTTGTGATAACAGTCAGGATTATGATAAAAGAACAatctaatatttatattttaggtATCTTTATGGC encodes:
- the arfrp1 gene encoding ADP-ribosylation factor-related protein 1 codes for the protein MYTLLSGLYKYMFQKDEYCVLILGLDNAGKTTFLEQTKTKFSKNYKGMNLSKVTTTVGLNIGTIDVGKARLMFWDLGGQEELQSLWDKYYAESHGVIYVIDSTDEDRLSESKEAFEKMICSEALEGVPLLILANKQDVPSCLSVPDIKTAFSDSAPKIGKRDCLVQPCTALTGDGVNEGIQWMVKCVVRNIHRPPRQKDIT